TAGGGAAAAATAAAATTTATATTACTAGCGATAGGGGTAAGACATGGATTGATGTATCACCTGCCAATAAAAATAACATTTTTTCATGGTACTTTTTAAACGAAAATTATTCTTGGGTGCTTTATTCAGATGGAACTTTATATGAGACCAGAAATAAAGGTAAAAGTTGGGTTGGTTCGAAAGTTCCTTTTACAATGGGTAAATTATTTTTTCTTCAAAAGAAAGATGGATTAAGTGGTTGGATGTTAAAAGAATATGGGCCGGCATCTGGAGATAGTCCTGTTGACGTGTATAAATTAATAGATAGCAAATGGATTCTAATCAGCAAAGGGGAAATTCCAAATAATTCGTTAAAAGATGATAATTCAATTTCATTTGAAGGAGAAAAGATATCTTTCATCTTTTTATCTGATGCTAAGACTGGTTTTATTACAGTAGAGTATCGTATACCAGGGAAATATGGATTGTACCTAAGCAGTGATAGTGGTTATACATGGAATAAAAAAGACATACCATTACTTTCGGAATTCAAAGATGATAGCATATTATTTTATTCTCCTAAATTTTTTGATTATGAAAAAGAAACTATCGTAATTTTACCAGTTTGTATTTACGATATTAAGCATAACGACTACCGAATAATTTTTATGGACAGTAGTGATAATGGTTCAACATGGAAAGAAGTATCGTCATTTTCAACGAAAGAAAAACCGATTGAGATAAATTTAGTAAATAAAATTAATTGGAATGTTTTAATAAATAATGTATTATTTATCACAAATAACAACGGTAAAACGTGGAATAAAGTTAATCTCCCTAAGAATACAGTACAAATACAATTTATAGATTCTAAAAATGGATGGGCTTTAGTTAAATCACAATTGGGTACAAATTTATATTACAGTAAAAATGGTGGATTTTCATGGGAAAATCTTTTTTAAAAGAAGAAGAGAAGGCACTAAGTCTATTATAAAGCCTTCTCTTCTTTGGTAATTATAATTTCCATCCACCAGCTGCATTATTTGATGTGTCTAAATCTACATTTATCGAACAAAGTGATTGATTTGAAGCTGTCTGTCTTAAATGATATCCTGACTATGGATTTGCATTTCTGCCACCACTCCAACCCGGTGCATATGCTTGGAAAAAGTAAGATGCAATTCCTTGATCTTTGCACCATGTTAGTACATCATAACTTCCATAAACACCAATTTTATAATGTACAACTTGTTCGCCAGCCTTTTGGCGTTCGTAAATATACTGAAGGTATCCATCATTAATTCCTTTAAAATAATCCAAAATACTTTGCTTTTGGGTCGTAGTAGCATCAAAATCAACTGCAAAGTATATAGGAGTATCAGCACTTTGCTCTAAATCAGCGGCATAATTGAATGCATTATCTCCATCTAATTTTCCCTGATTATACGTAAAATAACTAGGACTATTGGCAGGACCATCCTCCCATATAGATACGATATATAACCCTGCCGAAGAGATTTTTTGTACTTCATTTGCTGTTAAAGCTTTCCATGTATTTGTAACTGCAAAGTAACGTCCTATAAAGGTCTTACCTTGATTTTTTAAACATGTTAAAACGTTTGATACATTTGTTGCTGTATGAATTCCATTACCCATTTTTTTTACCTCACTTTCGTTAGTTTTTTAAGAAGGATTTTATCGGCCGATTTACCCTTCTATATTATAAAAGAGTGTTTTATTTTTAAAATACAACCTTTGCTAAAAAATTCTAATTCAATTTGGCTAGAAATTTAATTGTTTTTTAATCATTTTTAATATTTATGTAATAATTAACAAATTGATTAGATGTATAATATTGTTAAAAGGTTACGGGGAGGATGATCGATCACATGAAAAGATTTTTAGTCGGTTTATTGGTTTTGACATTATTCTTGAGTGGATGCGGAAGCAAAACGAGTGAAGATAGCAGTAGTAAATTGCAAACAATTCAAACTTCAAATACTGCAAAAAATAATAGTGATAGTATAGGCGCGCCACACATTAATCAATATGTTCCACAGTTAATTACATATAATGGAAATCATATATCTGCTTGGGTGAATCAATTCTTATTTGTTGAAAATGGTGACTTAAAAGAAAGCTATAATAATGATAAAAGTTATATAAAACTTAGTTATGTAAAAGATAATACCATAAAAACTATTGATTTAACTTCATACGCATTAAAGTACGATTTGTTTAATGGTATTGACTATATAACTGCTTCTGCATCAGGTAAATATATTGTTTTAGAGTTTTCATCAGACGTTCCAATTAGTATTATTGTTGATACTTATACAAGTAAAAGCAGTATACTGTGGTATGATGAGTCAAAAAAAGAAAGCATGATGAGAATTTCATTTAACCCCAATAATGATGAAGAGTTTGCTTTTTTGCCGTCAGCAGAAATAAATGGGCTTAATGGCAGTCATTCTTTAAAACTTTATGAAATAAAAACTCATAAGATAAATACAGTAGGTGAAATTTCAGAGAAAGATATATCAATGCAAAATTCAATGATACAATGGGGAAAAAACACAATCAGTGTCATTTCACTGGATAAAAACAAAATATTTAATTTTACTTATAATAATAAATAATAATTAAAAAAGGACAAATATATCTCTCAACATATTTTCCTAATGTTAATGTCAGTTGTATAATATTGTTAAAAGTTTTAGGAGGGGTTATTGCTTATGAAAAAATTTTTACTCATTTTATTAATTTCGTTATTACTTTTAAGCGGGTGTAAAAATAATAAAGGCAATAATATTAAAGATTCGATAAGCACTATCTCAAATGTATATACAGTTCAGGAAAATAAACATATATTTGTAAAATTGAACTCAGAAGGTAAGACTAAAAAATTTGATTTAACAGATTATGGAATAATGAAAGATTACAAAATTACAATGATTGCTGATGTAAAATCTGTATCTCTGTCATATGACAACAAATTCATATATGTTAATTTTAATTTACCTGAAGATACTGATAGTATAATAATTCAGGTTAATGATGGAAAGTTTATTAAATTTGGTGACAGATATGGAGGCGCGACTAATGGGGTTTGGTCTCCTAACCATGATGAATTAGCTTTTACATCCGGTACTATAGGTAAAGGTGGAGTATATTTATACGATGCTGAAAATAAAGTTTATAAAAATTTTCATGTTCCTTATTTTAATATTGTGAAAATTTTTTGGAATAGTGATGGTGATCACATTGCTTTTATAGGCGAAAAGAATAGTGATTTTGAACTATGTACTATTGATTTAAAAAATGGCAAATATTCAGTTCTCAATAAATTAAATCCCGAAGATATAAAATCATTTAGCGAGAAATCTATTATATGGAAGTAAAGGCAGGTTGCCCTGCCTTTTGCAATTATAGACTATTATTTACGTATAAAACACCTAATCCTTCTATAGATATACTTTTTATTTTTGCAATTAATGCTTGTTGATTATTATTTGATAGTCTTATACATCCATATGTTGGCCTCAAAGGATACCATATATCATTTGCATTTGTATCTGGATCTCCACCATGAATAAGAAAACCACTTCTACCATTATTAGCAGCTAACAGAGCATTACCACCAACTGGATCTAATTCTATTACAGGATTAGGTCCATATGTTTATGTTACACTAAAAGAAATTCAATAAAATTCACTTGTATCACCTTTTCTATACATTATATACAAAAATTATAAAGCAATTATAGAAAAAAAGTAAACTATGTGGCAAAGAAAATATGTGCGTTTTAGTTTATTTATAAAGCTTGCAATACAGAATAATATATATATATGTATTTAATTATATGTGTTTAATTTTTATGGAAGTAGAGTGAATGAAAAGTGAATGGTGATATTGATTTAAAAGAAGTCGGAATGCGTATAAGAGAAGAAAGAGAGCGAATAGGATTAACAAGAGAGCAGTTTGCAGAAGCGGTTGGAGTCTCTGCTATGTATATTGGACACATAAGAGCGTGCTCAACGTGTGATGAGCTTAAAGACATTTGTGCGGATTGCAAAAAGCCTTCATGTATCAGCTGATTATCTTTTATTCGGAAAGATGAAGTGGAAAATGAAAATAGCGAGTAAAAAGAGGACGTATTAATAGAGCTGCTTAATAAATGTACGGATAGAGAACGTAAAATTGCTGAAGAGGTTTTAAAACTTTTTGTAACGTATGTAAAATAGGTAAGATGCAATTGATATAGCATCTTATTTTTTTACTTACAGTTTCTTAACCGATACTTTTTCTCCGTAGTCTTATCCATAGATTTAACAAAAAATAAATTATTTGGGAATAAAAAAACAGTGAAAAGTATTTTTAATTTGGTATTTTATTTTCACTGCTAAATTTTGATGCTATAATAGAAAAGTGCATCGGATTATAAAAGAGAAAAGCCCCAAAAAACCGCATCGGATCAACGATTTTTCGAGGCGTTTATGGATTATTTCATTATACACAAATAACAAATATTTATGCAATTTTAGAAAAATAATTTTTGGTGCCGCTGGTCGGATTCGAACCGACACGTCCAGAGGACACTTGATTTTGAGTCAAGCAAGTCTGCCAATTCCATCACAGCGGCATATAAGGAAGTTTAAAAGACCTAATAAATATTAAATTATGTGTATAACCACATTATGCCATTAATTAGTGGATTTTGAGTCCAGCGCGTCTGCCAGTTTTACCACTTCGGCACGTCACATAAAATATATTAACATATTAAAAATGAAATTTCAATATCTAATTTACTGTAATTGTAATTATTCTGTGATAATGTCATATTGAATTTATTCTGATAAAATGTCATATATGAGAGAAGGAGATATTCAATATAACTCAAAAAGAAATAACTCGTCTTAGAGTTATCAATCAAACTATTGATAAAGTCATAATCATCAGAGAAGCTGCTGAGCTTCTGGGCTTCAGTGAACGCCAAGTAATTAGGTTAAAAGGAGGGGTTTTAAAAGATGGTCCTGCGTTCATAATTCATAAAAATAGAGGTAGGAAGCCTCAGCACGCTCTTTTGGATGAAATCAGAACTAGAATTGTTGAATTAAAGCAATCGAGGCTAATTTCATGCATTTTTCTGAGCTGCTTGAGGAACATGAAAATATTAAACTGAGTTATTCAACAATATATAGGGTCCTGACTCAAGAGGGTATTAAAAGCACTAAAAAACATCGTAAGCGTAAATCTCATCATCGAAGAAAGAGAAAACCTCAAAAGGGAATGCTGGTTCAGATTGATGCTTCTCCTCATGAGTATATCATAGGAGGTAAATCATTTACTCTTCATGAGGCAATAGATGATGCTACCGGTGAAATTCTTGCTCTTTTCTTCGCTCCAAACGAGTGTATGGAAGGGTATTTTGAAATTATAAGGCAAATAGTTAGCAAATATGTTGTCCCTATGAGTATATATTGTGACCGTCACTCTATTTTTGTCTCTCCTAATAGTGGTAAACTATCTATAGAAGTGCAATTAGAGGGAAAGACAGTTAATCTTACTCAGTTCGAAAGAGCCATGGGAGAGCTTGGAATCAATATTATTAAGGCCAATTCTCCACAAGTTAAAGGCCGCATTGAAAAGCTATGGGATACGCTTCAAAACAGGCTTCCTGTCGAGTTTAAGATTCATGGGATTGACACTATGGAAGCTGCTAATGCCTTTTTATCGCAATTTATTGTTGCTTATGATGAAAAGTTTGGTGTTGAACCTGAAAATCCCGAGTCTGCTTTTAGGCCACTTGATTCTAATATTAACCTTGATTATATTTTATGCGTAAAGGAGGAACGTACTATCATCGAAGGGTCTGCTTTTTCTTACAAGGGTAAGTATTATCAACTTATCAAGAATGGTAAAAAAGGCTCCAGCTATGCCCAAAGCTAAACTTACTGTTTTAAGTAAGCAGTTCTAAAATAGGCTTAAAAAGCTTTGTGTGCTGATGTTATATTGATACTTTGCTTCTTGATGAACGTCCGAAAAAAGAATCTTTAAAATCATCTAAAGAGAAAGCTGTAAAACGGACTATAGTAAAGCCAAGTGCTGATCCCCCATGGCGACAAACACAAAAGAAGAAGCCCAATTGCGCGTATGAAGAAAGCGATCGTAAGATCGTTGAAATGCTTAATCAGCTTTTCAATTCTACGCGTGCATGGGCATAGAAAAATATTGTCATATATTATGATACTCGCTTTGATGGTATTTATCAAGGCTTAATTTCCTATGCCTTTTTAAGGCTTTTCTTTTAAAGATATGTATAGAATAAATTGCATGTTTTTATGTCTATAGATTACAAGACATAACATTCTATACATAGTATGTCTACAATTAACGCGTGCTTTAAAAGGCTTCTTCGACAATTTTATATTATTATCAATTTAAAATCTTTTGCTACAATTTTACTTCGTTTTAAGAAAAAATTTGTTACCATCACTGAAACATAAAAGCATATTTAAACATGGACATTTTTACTGAATAAATTTGCTCTTTTTTAGGTGACATTTTCACAGACTATTGACATATCTTTCCTTCAATGTATCTAATTTGTCAAGAACACTTTAGATGTATTTGAACGCTATCACATCTTCTTGATAATCTAATTCTTTCTTATATTTATTAATTTTATAATTCCGCCATAAATGAGAGAAAATCCAATTATAGCTGGTACTGCAAATGAAATAATATTTAATACATCAGTATTATTAATTATCTCAATTATTGTAGGTATTACTATTATCAAGCCAATAATCAATTGCATAATAGGATATTTGCTGATTCCTTTTATTGGCTTTGAAATCCGTCCTGTTCCGATATAATAGCCGGGATTGTACTGGTTTTCTTCCCATTCTTTCAAGTCATTTAATTGCTTCTCAAATTCATCGTTTTTATTCGACTCATTGCTTTTTTTCATAAAAAAACACCTCTATTCATGGAATGTATTGAAACATTCTAACTTTAGAATTATTATACAACTTTAAAAAATGCAATTCCAGTATTTACTGGAATTGCATCAACATATTACAAGTTATTGTCTAATATCTCGACTTTATAACTATTTCTTAATGTATTTTTGTATTGATCAAAGTATTTATTAATTTTATCAATATCCTTTCTATCATTTTCCGGCAACGTAGATATAATTTTATTTTTTAATTTTGCAACTGTTAAAACTCGTTGATAATCTTTTATTGACTGATTCCAATATTCATCTTCAGACATTCCTAATCCTTTAATATATTCTTTGAAATTATTGATATCATCAATAGCTTCTTTCTGATTGGCACATTTTAATTTCCCGCTTATAATAGCATTCATAGTATCTCTTGTGTTTTCCATAAACTTTTTAGCTTCATCATAACTAATACTTAAACCTTCTTTTTGTGCTTCTTCATATAAAATATCGTTATTGATTAAATCATTTAACACATCCTCTTTAGTAAGACTTTGAGTTGAAAGAATATTATTGCTGCTTTGCAATTCAGATGCATTTTCATTTAAAATGTCATTTTGAAATTTTTTGAACAGCATTTGTGTTTCAACATCTCTTTTTGTTATTTCCATATCTCCAACTTTTGCTACTACAACAGTGCTGTCATTTTTCAATTTTGAAATATTGTTGCCAAGCAAAAACCATGAATTTGAACTTTGTGCTACTAATATTGATGCAACTAATAATGCCATAATTGTTGTCAGTATAATTATAATATTTTTCTTTTTAATCATCTTTCTACCTCTTAAATGAATCAAATTTGGATAACTGCATTATTTTGTCTTGAGAGCATGCTAATATATTTCATTGTATCGCTTTTATAATAATTATAAGCTACAACTAAATAAATGCCAAATATTAAGCGTTTCTGGTGCTATAACTTCTATCTGCCCATTTTCACTCCATGTATCAGCTAATACATCGAAGGATAAACGATCGTAGTTATCACCACTAACACAGATGTCATCTTTCTTTATCAATTGCATTATTAAAAATTTTTTTATTCGGATTGATATTCATTTGCAATGATTCTCCATATGATAGTGTTAATTCTGTGCATCCTTTTTTTATCACAATTTTGCTTATCATATTTATCATACACCACCTAAATTCAACCATTACATACTTAAAGCTTATATTCTACAAAAACTTAGAAATTCCTCCTTCATTTTATGGGGGTCAGAGATTTCGCACTTAAAAAAGTTTATGAGGCAATAGCCTGTTGATTTATAAGGATTTACGAATAGTCAATGGGAATATGATAATTTCCGATTTTTACTGGAAATTATAGAGAAAAATTTGCAAAATAAAAGCATCCTTTTTATAATGGTTTTGTCACAAACTCAATAAAAAGGATGCTGATGAAATGAACAAAAGTTATTTAAAACAAATGCTTACCTACCTTTCTAAGATATACCATCTTGGAGAAAAATCAATACCCTAAAAGATAAAAGTGTAAAATCTTCAGTAAAAATTTCAACAATTACCTTTGTAGTATTGTTTGGATTTATGCTTCAAATTAGAAGCTTTAATAGATTAGAACATTGGCTTGAAAGAGGAAAGCGTTTGATTAATAGGCTATATAAAGAATTTCATCATTTTGCAGATATAATAGTAGCTGACGCTTTATACTGCAAATCTAGTTGGATTAAAGAGGTACTCTCCATAGGAATGGATGCAGTAGTAAGAGTTAAAGATGAAAGACTTCATATTGTAAAAAATGCGTTAGCATTATTTAAATGCCGTAAAGCAAGGAGAATTAATAGAGGGAGGTATAACTATTTTTACGACCTATCGGTCTGTATCATTACCAAATTTTAAAGTAAATATAAAAAATTTAAGTAAAAATAAAATTTCTACTGAATTTTGGTGCGAAATCTCTAAAGTGTTGCATTTAATATTGCAATTTACAGAAACTATATTGTATAATATATAAAAATGCAATAATACTTATTGTTGGAGGAGAATTATGGATAGTATTATGTACGTTTTACGATTCTTATACGTTCTATTTTTATTTATTGTAATTATTAAAATTTTAATGAATATAGCAAATCATATCGGTGAGAGGGTAGGATTTGAAGAGTTTTTCATGCACTTATTACAATTACAAAAAAAGAAAAAATAGATTTCATAGAATTGATAATGTAACCTGCAGTATGAGGTTCCATTATTAATTATTAATGTACAATATCAACATTATTTTAAAGATATTAAAAGCAAGGTTACATTACCATGGATTAATATCTGTTTATTAAATATATGACATATCTCAATTAGTAGTTGAAGTTATAGTATTACTATTTATTTTAACAAGATCAATGTTACTTACTCCTACATACATATCTAATCTAACTTCTGCATTCAATGTTATATAATCCGAATTATATGTTCCTTGCATACTTATAGGAGTTACTTTATATACCATTAAAAAAGAGTCTGTATCTACACTAACAGATGAAGCTCCAACACCTGTCCAGTAAGGTGTTCAAGAAATACCATAATAATCATAATACCCTAAAATTGAATAGGTTAATGAATATCCATCCCCACTATATGTATAATATAATATCTTAGAATAACTAGAAGATACTGTATTATTGGGTAAAATATTAGTTTTTGATATGGAAGATACCCAATATTTGGAGAAACTTTGTTTTTTGGCACTGTAGTTTCTGATAAATTAATTGTACTAGGTTGTGCTTTTGCTTGATTAATAGCTTTTTCTAATTCCCATACAGTATAAACACTTTTTCCCGTTACTTTCGTTCTTTCAAAATTATTGCATCAATACCTAAATATTTGCAAACCTCTAAAATATTATTTTCTGTAATTATAGTATTTGAAGATATTTTTATTACTTTTTCCTTTGACAGAACTTCTGAAGCAAAAACAGAACTAAAAGTTGAAACTGAAAGAAGCATAACAACAAGAAATAATGAAACCAACTTCTTTAACATATTTTACTTTCTCCCCTTTTTGAGTCGCAATACCATTTTGGTATCTAAACAGTATTACTAACTACATTTTTTATTAAACATCCAACGGCCATCTTCTGTTTGATTCCATTATAAACCATATTA
This portion of the Thermoanaerobacterium sp. RBIITD genome encodes:
- a CDS encoding SurA N-terminal domain-containing protein, whose translation is MIKKKNIIIILTTIMALLVASILVAQSSNSWFLLGNNISKLKNDSTVVVAKVGDMEITKRDVETQMLFKKFQNDILNENASELQSSNNILSTQSLTKEDVLNDLINNDILYEEAQKEGLSISYDEAKKFMENTRDTMNAIISGKLKCANQKEAIDDINNFKEYIKGLGMSEDEYWNQSIKDYQRVLTVAKLKNKIISTLPENDRKDIDKINKYFDQYKNTLRNSYKVEILDNNL
- a CDS encoding DUF1906 domain-containing protein; the encoded protein is MGNGIHTATNVSNVLTCLKNQGKTFIGRYFAVTNTWKALTANEVQKISSAGLYIVSIWEDGPANSPSYFTYNQGKLDGDNAFNYAADLEQSADTPIYFAVDFDATTTQKQSILDYFKGINDGYLQYIYERQKAGEQVVHYKIGVYGSYDVLTWCKDQGIASYFFQAYAPGWSGGRNANP
- a CDS encoding helix-turn-helix transcriptional regulator, whose translation is MNGDIDLKEVGMRIREERERIGLTREQFAEAVGVSAMYIGHIRACSTCDELKDICADCKKPSCIS
- a CDS encoding ISNCY family transposase, which codes for MHFSELLEEHENIKLSYSTIYRVLTQEGIKSTKKHRKRKSHHRRKRKPQKGMLVQIDASPHEYIIGGKSFTLHEAIDDATGEILALFFAPNECMEGYFEIIRQIVSKYVVPMSIYCDRHSIFVSPNSGKLSIEVQLEGKTVNLTQFERAMGELGINIIKANSPQVKGRIEKLWDTLQNRLPVEFKIHGIDTMEAANAFLSQFIVAYDEKFGVEPENPESAFRPLDSNINLDYILCVKEERTIIEGSAFSYKGKYYQLIKNGKKGSSYAQS